A window of the Dictyostelium discoideum AX4 chromosome 4 chromosome, whole genome shotgun sequence genome harbors these coding sequences:
- the tgrH1 gene encoding IPT/TIG domain-containing protein, with protein sequence MKYYLLIILLITIVYSILENIIDKEYITLFYQVNESYISKYIFKEKNVDIFEYNYNCNIDGDLRMCNLTTDNNFKFHAFGSEQTEKKTADGIQFPGIFSNILPIFEPELKPETKGGSFQSNITYFLLTTNQNALFQNDYEKIDFLISPNGKNGSEYLMIFPSGCGFFKIFGLSFVYNSSYQNPYIEKVEINKKTVTLIGSNFCTEMYPKEILINNQKIKNEQIIKNDHEYIEFIFEYSEFFCTSFTIQLIASKVPSNKMDLVYPPVLNSINSIPRNKNATININGERLTSNSSIIIAEVKIGDYPCSIITLSPNNITCYMAHRILDNNLPVTVNIDGITNQNKIYFNYDSTLISSYSISNGVLTIYGQCLGEVGSVTIFNDKIPISLQNLQINDNETVMSFTIPEAMSYINISVKSYEKQSNSYFIGLSFITKFVTQPMVNGSNCIVKFFNSSYDENKENPILSIYSDFGDEFKSTGTLIGKNSNDLDYSFFIVPGCGKKGYNINFENKSYQSTFNYKKPIIESCYTKDEFIICTGEFNNYGFYNNTFITFSNQSLSPIKISSNEITTKKEPYFTSDLITICCCGIISDPYELTIKPTIKGAISKPFDNNGSIVFIDGENFHSKQNVSLECGNYKFGCTYLNHSSFSCDSTCQSEDYFCPHVEQCIINSMDQSISFNITFNGPTINKVGTISNYQKDHWVLALSGFNFYPLKTSLIIDGQKRCTISYSFSTEIGCAIANDILLNFFLPRINSTFEINVTSNQIVHISRYNLIFQNISEKEYIYINNNTKSQEESSRVDWKKIVISLVTIIFAPLLFIFLIIFFKIPERFFMSIKRERIIENVENNHSTKGDEYLQTREVYNNQRMIFLDMYDNIIMAEDPLRIPKNNNLRNRNSKNKNNNNNDLACSSINNSSDSNSNTIINSNNNNNNTIGDVAFSSNNKINNNNISNNNNNDVACSSNNNKTNYNNNNISNNNNNNVACSSINNKTNNNNISNNNNNDVACSSNNNKINNNNISNNKNNDVACSSNNNKINNNNISNNNNKDVACSSNNNKINNNNNISNNNKNDVACSSNNNKTNNDLARSSINNNKTNNINSSNNNNNNTIGDVACSSNNNNKINNNN encoded by the exons atgaaatattatttgttaataattttattaataacaatagtataTTCAATTCTTGAGA aTATAATAGATAAAGAATATATTACACTTTTTTATCAAGTAAATGAATCTTACATTTCCAAATATAtattcaaagaaaaaaatgtAGATATTTTTGAATACAACTACAATTGTAATATTGATGGTGATTTAAGGATGTGTAATTTAACTACTgataacaattttaaatttcatgCTTTCGGAAGTGAAcaaactgaaaaaaaaacagcAGATGGTATACAGTTTCCAGggattttttcaaatatctTACCAATTTTTGAACCAGAATTAAAACCAGAAACTAAAGGAGGTAGTTTTCAATCCAATAttacatattttttattaacaacAAATCAGAACGCTCTTTTCCAAAATGATTATGAAAAAATCGATTTTTTGATATCTCCAAATGGAAAAAACGGTTCtgaatatttaatgatttttccAAGTGGTTgtggattttttaaaatttttggtCTTTCGTTTGTTTATAATTCATCATACCAAAATCCATATATAGAAAAAgtagaaataaataaaaaaactgtGACACTAATTGGCTCTAATTTCTGTACTGAAATGTAtccaaaagaaattttaatcaacaatcaaaaaattaaaaatgaacaaattattaaaaatgatcatgaatatattgaatttatttttgaatattcAGAATTCTTTTGTACTTCATTtacaattcaattaattgcaAGTAAAGTACCTTCAAATAAAATGGATTTAGTATATCCTCCagtattaaattcaattaatagtATTCCAAGAAACAAAAATGCTACAATTAATATCAATGGAGAAAGATTAACATCGAATTCTTCAATTATTATAGCAGAGGTTAAAATAGGAGATTACCCATGTTCAATTATTACACTTtcaccaaataatattacttgTTATATGGCTCATAGAATTTTAGATAACAACTTACCAGTTACCGTAAACATAGATGGTATTACCaaccaaaacaaaatatattTCAACTATGACTCAACGCTTATTTCATCTTATAGTATTTCCAATGGTGTCTTGACAATATATGGCCAATGTCTTGGTGAAGTAGGATCAGTAACtatatttaatgataaaatccCAATTAGTTTACAAAACCTtcaaattaatgataatgagaCTGTTATGTCATTCACCATTCCAGAAGCAATGTCCTATATTAATATATCGGTGAAATCTTatgaaaaacaatcaaaCAGTTATTTTATTGGCTTATCATTCATAACTAAGTTTGTTACTCAACCAATGGTAAATGGATCAAATTGcattgttaaattttttaattcaagttatgatgaaaataaagaaaatccGATACTATCAATCTATTCAGATTTTggtgatgaatttaaatcaacgGGAACACTCATTggtaaaaattcaaatgatttagatTATTCGTTTTTCATTGTGCCAGGTTGTGGTAAAAAAGGTTAcaatataaattttgaaaataaatcataccaatcaacatttaattataaaaaaccaattataGAATCATGTTACACAAAGGATGAATTCATAATCTGTACTGGTGAATTTAACAATTATGgcttttataataatacatttatTACATTCTCGAACCAATCACTTTCTccaataaaaataagttCCAATGAAATTACAACCAAAAAGGAACCATATTTTACAAGTGACCTAATTACAATCTGTTGTTGTGGTATTATTTCTGATCCATATGAATTAACCATTAAACCTACCATTAAGGGTGCAATTTCAAAaccatttgataataatggtagtaTAGTGTTTATAGATGGAGAAAATTTTCATTCAAAACAAAATGTTTCTCTTGAATGtggtaattataaatttggtTGTacatatttaaatcattcttctttttcatgTGATTCCACATGTCAAAGTGAAGATTACTTTTGTCCTCATGTTGAACAATgcattattaattcaatggATCAATCAATTAGTTTTAATATAACATTTAATGGaccaacaataaataaagttgGCACAATAAGCAATTATCAAAAGGACCATTGGGTATTAGCTCTATCCGGTTTCAATTTTTATCCACTAAAAACAAGTCTCATAATTGATGGCCAGAAAAGATGCACAATATCATATAGTTTTTCAACAGAAATAGGTTGTGCAATTGCAAATGATATATTgctaaatttctttttacctAGAATAAACTcaacatttgaaattaatgtcACTTCAAATCAAATAGTTCATATCTCTAggtataatttaatattccAAAATATTTCAGAAAaagaatatatatatatcaaCAATAACACCAAATCTCAAGAAGAAAGTTCTCGAGTAGATTggaaaaaaattgtaatatcATTAGTTACAATAATTTTTGcaccactattatttatttttttaattattttctttaaaataccAGAACGTTTCTTTATGTCAATTAAAAGGGAAagaataattgaaaatgtagAAAACAATCATTCTACAAAAGGAGATGAATATTTACAAACGAGGGAagtttataataatcaaagaATGATTTTTTTGGATATGTATGACAATATTATAATGGCTGAAGATCCATTAAgaattccaaaaaataataaccttAGAAATAgaaattccaaaaataaaaataataacaacaatgaTTTAGCTTgttcatcaattaataatagtagtgatAGTAACAGTAACACTAtcattaatagtaataataacaacaataatactaTCGGCGATGTTGCtttttcatcaaataataaaatcaataataataatattagtaataataataacaatgatgTAGCTTgctcatcaaataataataaaaccaattataataataataatattagtaataataataacaataatgtaGCTTGctcatcaattaataataaaaccaataataataatattagtaataataataacaatgatgTTGCTTgctcatcaaataataataaaatcaataataataatattagtaataataaaaacaatgatGTAGCTTGCTcgtcaaataataataaaatcaataataataatattagtaataataataacaaagaTGTAGCTTgctcatcaaataataataaaatcaataataataataatattagtaataataataaaaatgatgtaGCTTgctcatcaaataataataaaaccaataatGATTTAGCTCgttcatcaattaataataataaaaccaataatattaatagtagtaataataacaacaataatactaTCGGTGATGTTGCTTgctcatcaaataataataataaaatcaataataataattag
- the tgrI1 gene encoding IPT/TIG domain-containing protein codes for MKIILISLLFYLFSFAISYDDVIPLGYESHNDSLVIRYRERENYYTNISFLWNGKSRYDMSFNCVLNNTIRTCTLPVKESDHAQMYSEKISACTENNGTFKRCGYDVELFYFPSPFLISEFKPKTRGGNTTLSGYYLELKERIYVPFESHYKDDQFYYAVEVYTIPGKFQSKTPDRINLVLKVFPGCGYRTIIWENRERLNFTYQEPNIEKIDINQSFLDITGTNFYNQSILVSVKIDNNIIDPNDIISVDFEIIKLKFNYSDPFSSKLNVQVGCCDYWSNQFQITYPPIPISSNSIPKLKGGLLIINGNRLTSSPSLSNNINISVTVGDSICSIVSSSSNEIKCNLQPISNSTFNNSSPIAVSINGVVNTNTLLLNYDIPYITTFSQVNDEIHIIGGCFGNINSTQIHINDKQVSGQIKSINNDETILILKIQNQIYNFNLSIESNSIKSNGINVDVKLYASINEIPLVANKLINFTLFYVNSSNINLIPTIKIINEKSNQTSKSISTNVNESVVSCSFLIENNCGIINYEIEIGNQIYQSSFSYESPLINKCNLNSNEIVTCICKGFVNKYNETSIFISNQSIALSKEINNSSYESISFQMKDEYNILGELYLNVCGLLSNKVIINTFPIFKNVSIPNLFGTNGGNIIIIGKYLNNNTNITIECNGEQIIIEKECKLKNSSTSLECNINLNGPNDKTCKLLFNNDNSIVSTFNLIYKSPSINQTSIINLKQGGILTIIGNDFYYPIDKVTIIGNGNGSGNSSSLNCNEAKYINDTIITCFIQATNYTFNNIKNGEMIFINVSTNGKSGISKVFKYLTQSDDIHQYSDARNIFQNLLLSILIILIISLLFISNL; via the exons atgaaaataattttaatttctttacttttttatttattttcatttgctATTTCTTATGATGATGTCATTCCTTTGg gttATGAAAGTCACAATGATTCTCTTGTGATTAGATATCGTGAAAgagaaaattattatacaaatatttcatttttatggAATGGTAAAAGTCGTTATGATATGAGTTTTAATtgtgttttaaataatacaattagAACTTGTACTTTACCAGTGAAAGAATCTGATCATGCCCAAATGTATTCAGAGAAAATATCTGCATGTACAGAAAATAATGGTACTTTTAAAAGGTGTGGTTATGATGTTgagttattttattttccaagtccatttttaatttcagagTTTAAACCAAAAACACGAGGTGGAAATACAACATTAAGTGGTTATTATTTAGAGttaaaagaaagaatttATGTTCCATTTGAAAGTCACTATAAAGATGATCAGTTTTATTATGCTGTAGAAGTATATACAATTCCAGGTAAGTTTCAATCAAAAACACCAGATAGAataaatttagttttaaaagtttttccAGGTTGTGGATACAGAACAATTATTTGGGAGAATCGTGAAAGATTAAATTTTACATATCAAGAGCCAAacattgaaaaaattgatattaatcaATCATTTCTTGATATAACTGGTACAAATTTCtacaatcaatcaattttgGTTTctgttaaaattgataataatattattgatccaaatgatattatttcagttgattttgaaattattaaattaaaatttaattattcagATCCATTCTCATCAAAATTGAATGTTCAAGTCGGTTGTTGTGATTATTGGtcaaatcaatttcaaattacaTATCCACCAATTCCAATAAGTTCAAATAGtattccaaaattaaaaggtggtttattaataatcaatgGTAATAGATTAacttcatcaccatcattatctaataatattaatatttcagTAACAGTTGGTGATTCAATTTGTTCAATTGTTTCGTCAtcttcaaatgaaattaaatgtaatttaCAACCaatatcaaattcaacatttaataattcatcaccAATTGCTGTATCAATAAATGGGGTtgtaaatacaaatacattattattaaattatgatATTCCATATATTACAACATTCTCTCAAgtaaatgatgaaattcaTATAATTGGTGGTTGTTttggtaatattaattcaactCAAATTCATATCAATGATAAACAAGTTTCTGGccaaattaaatcaattaataatgatgaaacaattttaatattaaaaatacaaaatcaaatttataatttcaatctTTCAATcgaatcaaattcaatcaaatcaaatggAATCAATGTAGATGTAAAATTGTATGCAAGTATAAATGAAATTCCATTGGTTgctaataaattaattaattttacattATTTTATGTAAATTcaagtaatattaatttaataccaacaattaaaataattaatgaaaaatcaaatcaaacaagtaaatcaatttcaaccaATGTAAATGAAAGTGTTGTATCatgttcatttttaattgaaaataattgtggtattattaattatgaaattgaaattggtaatCAAATATAtcaatcatcattttcatatgAATCACCATTGATTAATAaatgtaatttaaattcaaatgaaattgttaCTTGTATTTGTAAAggttttgtaaataaatataatgaaacaagtatttttatttcaaatcaatcaatAGCCCTtagtaaagaaattaataatagtagttatgaatcaatatcatttcaaatgaaaGATGAGTATAATATTCTTGGTGAATTGTATTTAAATGTATGtggtttattatcaaataaagtaattattaatacatttccaatttttaaaaatgtatcGATTCCTAACTTGTTTGGTACAAATGGTggtaatatcattattattggtaaatatttaaataataatacaaatattacAATTGAATGTAATGGTGAACAAATTATTATAGAAAAAGaatgtaaattaaaaaatagtagTACATCATTAGAATGCAAcattaatttaaatggtccaaatgataaaacttgtaaattattatttaataatgataatagtatagtatcaacatttaatttaatatacaaatcaccatcaattaatcaaaccagtataattaatttaaaacaagGAGGTATTTTAACAATTATTGGTAATGATTTCTATTATCCAATTGATAAAGTTACAATaattggtaatggtaatggtagtggtaatagtagtagtttAAATTGTAATGAAGCAAAGTATATTAATGATACAATTATAACATGTTTTATTCAAGCAACTAATTatacatttaataatattaaaaatggtgaaaTGATATTTATCAATGTTTCAACCAATGGTAAAAGTGGTATATCAAAAgtattcaaatatttaacTCAATCTGATGATATCCATCAATACTCTGATGCTAGAAATATCTTTCAaaatctattattatcaattttaatcatattaatcatttcattattattcatttcaaatctttaa
- a CDS encoding ankyrin repeat-containing protein, producing the protein MENNNNNNINKTNTPNNSFSPIKNRIEHFERMSSSPNISIPLSQKEYYCSPKKNISLNNINHNINYNNNNNNNNNNNNNNNNNNNNNNNNNNNNNNNNNNNCIVGESNIINNNKDDYNSNNNSTINYNIVRESNSNNNSNNSNININNNSNNNFEKEKIIENNKEYINSDFDSISNNDNNNYNNNNIFIFEKIEYNKEEIDCVIAINSDIESNKNDENDDNYKNHNYEIIIVGENNNSKEDCNSSNNSYDNDSNSNSDISTSVNCNSINNNDTIDKNNSTNIIKSIENNNKNNYNKNNNKNNIKSIFENILIKVFTIIDKESSKLIQGLKIENKLKSQLSYLEEDYIYQTVLAILQTKVLQVIFNDVFPNSNIYNDNENNNNNNNNNNNNNNNNNNNNNNINNYIVEESNNNISVIDNNNNSDNNNNNNNNNNNNNNNNNNNNNNNNNNNNNKSNNYIVEESNNNSVIDNNNSVIDNNNNINNNSNNNNNNNNNNNNNNNNSEQNFTYNEKKIQNPIIRCIRNLREIRIKKIPKNIHVDLFQDYRNIQIIHNQFPELFTDSINDCYKIFHHFCLTYSGPDVKQFLCEFSKIGVISCSDENENSSLYYAIENKVNGLQLVCEMVCNGLINIEMAKKTNKHGHSILCKCINLKNIPILKLLISFGFDHFEICQNCKNTDQDIQDIFDDIYFSMAYFSTIPDSVNGKLIKTNIALLTELIYSQEKLKLLFKVANAPVPTEIEKAVNKFIFKMDDYKTKYNLKKNEIESIEKVGIIDKSQLSDFSIIGEGGFSTVHKATYINLQNTITPVAIKSFKNYDDDSFERIYKEVSVHQSLQGENILKLIGVSKLKFGLSIIIEKCDMDLKNFISCNQINLDLFFILSTQMVNSVSQVHNHYPEAEINVYHRDIKLENWLIKTIDGNHTVFISDFGLSRSNTESNGCTLQQIRGTNLHIAPECYKGFLFSSQSDIFSVGISLYQLAYKLVYGKFVHPYHEYQIADEPENLNIIQNTGLIPTIPPNLPSRLKRLLFLMMSKMPERRPSIKECIEEIQKCKEEYESDRTKWDTEISVHEDYSLLNEQMINQYHYIKSDVLDYIRDFDLNQNPHDNYVQELESFDYSSYFIKCKSFNEDR; encoded by the exons atggaaaataataataataataatattaataaaaccaaTACACCAAACAATTCATTTTCCCCAATCAAAAACAGAATAGAACATTTTGAACGAATGAGTAGTAGTCCAAATATTTCTATTCCTCTCTCCCAAAAGGAATATTATTGTTctcctaaaaaaaatatttctttaaataatattaatcataatattaattataataataataataataataataataataataataataataataataataataataataataataataataataataataataataataataataataataataattgtatagTTGGAGAAagtaatataataaataataataaggaTGAttacaatagtaataataatagtactattaattataatatagtTAGAGAAagcaatagtaataataatagtaataatagtaatattaatattaataataatagtaataataattttgaaaaagagaaaataatagaaaataataaagaatatatCAACTCTGATTTTGATAgtattagtaataatgataataataattataataataataatatctttattttcgAGAAAATAGAGtataataaagaagaaataGATTGTGTTATAGCAATAAATAGTGATATTGAgagtaataaaaatgatgaaaatgatgacaattataaaaatcataattatgaaataataatagttggagaaaataataatagtaaagaaGATTgcaatagtagtaataatagctatgataatgatagtaatagtaatagcgATATTAGTACAAGTGTTAATtgtaatagtattaataataatgacacAATCgacaaaaataattcaaccaATATAATCAAATCTATtgaaaacaacaacaaaaacaattacaataaaaataataataaaaataatataaaaagcATCTTcgaaaatatattaataaaagtatttacaattattgaTAAAGAAAGTTCAAAATTAATCCAAGGtcttaaaattgaaaataaattgaaaagtCAATTATCATATTTAGAGGAGGATTATATATACCAAACTGTTCTTGCAATTCTGCAAACCAAAGTGTTGCAggttatttttaatgatgttTTTCCAAATAGTAACatttataatgataatgaaaataataataataataataataataataataataataataataataataataataataataataatattaataattatatagttgaagaaagtaataataatattagtgttattgataataataataatagtgataataataataataataataataataataataataataataataataataataataataataataataataataataataataataataaaagtaataattatatagttgaagaaagtaataataatagtgttattgataataataatagtgttattgataataataataatattaataataatagtaataataataataataataataataataataataataataataataatagtgaacaAAACTTTAcatataatgaaaaaaagattcaaaatCCAATAATTAGATGTATAAGAAATCTAAGagaaattagaattaaaaaaataccaaa aaatattcaCGTAGACCTTTTTCAAGATTACAGAAACATACAAATAATTCACAACCAATTCCCAGAATTATTTACAGATTCTATAAATGATTGTTATAAAATCTTTCACCATTTCTGCTTGACTTATTCTGGTCCAGATGTTAAGCAATTCCTATGTGAGTTTTCTAAAATTGGAGTAATATCATGTagtgatgaaaatgaaaatagttCTCTTTATTATGCCATTGAAAATAAAGTGAATGGACTTCAGTTGGTGTGTGAAATGGTTTGTAatggtttaattaatatagaGATGGCaaagaaaacaaataaacatGGTCACTCAATTCTATGCAAGTGCATAAATCTTAAAAACATACCgatattaaaactattaatttcttttggaTTTGATCATTTTGAAATATGccaaaattgtaaaaatacTGATCAAGATATTCAAGATATTTTTgatgatatttatttttcgaTGGCATACTTTAGTACTATTCCAGATAGTGttaatggtaaattaattaaaacaaatattgcTTTATTAACAGAATTAATTTATAGTcaagaaaaattaaagttattatttaaagttgCCAATGCACCAGTTCCTactgaaattgaaaaagcaGTCAACAAATTCATATTCAAAATGGATgattataaaacaaaatacaatttaaaaaaaaatgaaatagaaTCCATTGAAAAGGTTggaataattgataaaagtCAACTATcagatttttcaattattggtGAAGGTGGTTTCAGTACGGTTCATAAAGCCACATATATCAATCTTCAAAATACTATAACGCCAGTCGCAATAAAATCATTCAAAAATTATGATGACGATAGTTTTGAACGTATTTATAAAGAAGTATCAGTTCATCAATCATTGCAAggtgaaaatattttgaaattaattggtgtttcaaaattaaaatttggacTCTCTATTATCATCGAAAAATGCGATAtggatttaaaaaacttCATATCCTGTAACCAAATTAATTTAGATCTTTTCTTCATTTTATCGACACAGATGGTAAATTCTGTTTCTCAGGTTCATAACCACTATCCAGAAGCAGAAATAAATGTATATCATAGAGAtattaaattagaaaattgGTTG ATAAAGACAATAGATGGAAACCATACAGTATTTATTTCTGATTTTGGATTATCAAGATCGAACACTGAATCTAACGGTTGTACATTACAGCAAATAAGAGGAACTAATCTACACATTGCACCAGAGTGCTATAAaggatttttattttcttctcAATCTGATATCTTTTCTGTTGGTATTTCTTTGTATCAATTGGCCTACAAACTCGTATATGGCAAGTTTGTCCATCCTTACCATGAATACCAAATTGCAGATGAACCCGAAAACCTGAACATTATTCAGAATACTGGTTTAATTCCAACTATCCCTCCCAACTTACCATCACGATTAAAAAGATTGctatttttaatgatgagCAAAATGCCTGAAAGAAGACCATCAATTAAAGAGTGCATTGAAGAAATCCAAAAATGTAAAGAGGAATATGAATCAGATAGAACCAAATGGGATACTGAAATATCAGTACATGAAGATTACTCGTTACTCAATGAacaaatgataaatcaatatcaCTATATAAAATCTGATGTGTTGGATTACATTCGAGActttgatttaaatcaaaatcctCACGATAATTATGTCCAAGAATTGGAAAGTTTTGATTATTCAAGTTATTTCATTAAATGCAAATCTTTTAATGAAGATAGATAA